Proteins from a genomic interval of Pseudophryne corroboree isolate aPseCor3 chromosome 4, aPseCor3.hap2, whole genome shotgun sequence:
- the LOC134909492 gene encoding leucine-rich repeat-containing protein 15-like, which produces MTRIYHLIGILVSLMIHLTHSQCPKDCKCLRAGQVDCFGADIVEIPRTFPQNIRTLQIISTEVTELENGILENMTSLLILRIEKSELSTIGSNAFNNLISLRYLSLSNNKLQELPVGLFNDLEKLETLMLSNNLLGQIQPSLFASLINVKELSLLGNSLRSIPRGAFDQMGGLLKLNLAKNNLTRLHPKTLDKVTKLQTLRLYENQLKEIPEGLLKTLTSLQEVGLQSNQISQISADAFSNNPDLQKLYLSNNKIALLPQGLFLNQPELSKLTLFENAIKHISIGVFGTMPKLKELWLYDNQLEALVDNVFFNLTQIQLLIISRNQIHSISAAAFNGLDELLELSLHTNALSTLNENVLQSLSKLQNISLHSNRIEHLPTGVFRNMDTIMTIQLQNNSLENLPEGIFDSLVNLNEVKLNNNPWKCDLQLLPLKTWIDHNKHKLGNNSQLVCTNPPYAGTPIAEIDEKQLVSLTSQIAPGVFHTSTIAPEVLHTSTVAPEVFHTTNQDTTVQFISTTLSENSADSSTEETKEDDISDEYPTDIPPDNRLPGGNKLVGVVVAIIVLCCIAIVCTVIACVLYNRKKKNHVIAMRMKQQSEA; this is translated from the coding sequence ATGACGCGGATTTATCATCTAATTGGAATCTTAGTTTCCCTTATGATCCATTTGACTCATAGCCAGTGCCCTAAGGACTGCAAATGTCTTCGTGCTGGCCAAGTGGACTGTTTTGGAGCAGACATTGTTGAAATTCCACGTACTTTTCCTCAGAACATCAGAACACTTCAAATAataagcactgaggtgacagaactagAAAATGGTATTTTGGAAAACATGACATCTTTATTGATTTTGCGGATTGAAAAAAGTGAACTGTCTACCATAGGATCAAATGCATTTAACAACCTCATATCCCTGCGTTATCTAAGCTTGTCTAACAATAAACTGCAAGAATTACCTGTAGGTTTATTTAATGACCTAGAAAAATTGGAAACTCTTATGCTCTCAAACAACTTGCTTGGTCAGATTCAGCCATCATTATTTGCTTCATTAATTAACGTAAAAGAACTCAGTTTGTTAGGAAACAGCCTCCGTTCCATACCAAGAGGGGCTTTTGACCAGATGGGTGGACTCCTTAAATTGAATTTAGCCAAAAATAATCTCACACGTCTGCATCCCAAAACTCTGGATAAGGTCACTAAACTGCAGACTCTACGGCTGTATGAAAATCAGCTAAAGGAAATCCCAGAAGGACTCTTGAAAACGCTGACCAGTCTGCAAGAAGTTGGATTACAAAGTAACCAGATCAGCCAAATATCTGCTGATGCATTCTCTAACAATCCCGATTTACAAAAATTGTACTTATCAAATAACAAGATCGCATTGTTACCACAGGGTTTATTTCTAAATCAGCCTGAGCTCTCCAAACTTACATTATTTGAAAATGCAATAAAACACATCTCTATAGGAGTGTTTGGTACAATGCCAAAACTAAAGGAACTCTGGCTATATGATAACCAACTTGAGGCTCTCGTAGATAATGTCTTTTTCAACCTAACCCAAATACAGTTACTAATTATATCCAGAAATCAAATTCACTCCATCTCTGCAGCTGCTTTCAATGGCTTGGATGAGCTCCTGGAACTCTCACTGCATACCAATGCACTTTCCACTTTAAATGAAAATGTTCTCCAGAGTCTTTCCAAGCTGCAGAATATATCTCTCCACAGTAATAGGATTGAACATCTGCCTACAGGTGTCTTTAGAAACATGGACACTATAATGACCATACAACTGCAAAATAACTCGCTCGAGAATCTACCTGAGGGTATTTTTGACTCTCTTGTGAATTTAAATGAAGTAAAACTTAATAATAATCCATGGAAATGTGACCTTCAACTTCTCCCTCTCAAGACCTGGATTGACCATAATAAACACAAACTTGGGAACAACAGCCAGCTTGTGTGCACCAACCCACCTTATGCAGGCACACCTATAGCTGAGATAGATGAAAAACAATTAGTATCTTTGACTTCTCAAATAGCACCAGGAGTGTTCCACACTTCTACAATAGCACCAGAAGTGCTACACACTTCTACAGTGGCTCCAGAAGTGTTCCACACAACAAACCAAGATACAACTGTCCAGTTTATATCAACAACACTATCTGAGAATTCAGCAGATTCATCCACTGAGGAAACCAAAGAAGATGACATTTCTGATGAGTATCCAACAGACATTCCCCCTGATAACAGATTGCCTGGTGGAAACAAGCTGGTGGGTGTAGTTGTTGCAAtaatagtcctgtgctgtatagcaATTGTTTGCACAGTTATTGCTTGTGTATTATATAACAGAAAGAAAAAGAACCATGTCATTGCCATGAGAATGAAGCAGCAAAGTGAAGCATGA